AGCGACGGCTTCCAATAGGCGCGGCGGGTGTCCACGTAGATCATCACCGAAGTGAGGATGGCGACGAAGCCCATGAACGCGGCGCCGACGGCGGCTGCGGCCGCCATCCACGTGGCGGGCAGGAACCATGCGGAGGCGGCGGCAACGATGGCGGCGCCGGGGAGGGCGCTGAAGGCGAGGATCTCGCGGCTCATCCACGAGGTGCGCAGGCCGAGGAAGAATCGCCATGCGCCCATTGGCCGGCCGAGGTGGAAGACCGCGGCGAAGAGGCCGAGATTGAGCGCTCCGAAGCCGAGAACCGCGAGGCCGAAGCTGGCGTAATCGAACGCATGCGAGCCGGTGAGGGCGAGCGCGGCCTGCGCGGCGAACATGCCGACGGCGAGCTGCGTGAGCACGAGCATGATGATGAGCGGCCAGTGCGGGTGCTCGAGATGCAGCGCGAAGGCGTCGGCGGGCAGGGCGTTCGCCGGGATGGGGCGCTTCGACGTATAACGGGTGGTCGGCTTCGTGTAGCTGGAGTCGTAGGCGCCGGGCAGCATCTGCGCGCCGGGCTGGGCGGCGGCGGTGACTTCGGCGACGTCGACGAACTGGATGGTGATGGCCTCGTGCGGGCAGGCCTGCACGCAGGCCGGAGCTTCGCCGACGGCAAGCCGCTCGTGGCACATGTCGCACTTGCGGACAATGCCGAGACGTTCCGAATATTTCGGCACGTCGTAGGGACATTTCATCGTGCAGTATTGGCAGCCGATGCACTGGTCATCGAGGTGCCGCACGATGCCGGTCTCGGCATCCTTGTCGTAGGCGGCGACGGGGCAGCCCTCAAGGCAGCCGGGCTCCGCGCAATGGTGGCAGGCGGTCGTGACGGTCTGCTGGTAGGGCTTCTGCGCCTGGTGGCCGAAAAGCGTGCCGACATCGCGCCACGTCTCCTCGTCCTCGAGGCCGTTGAGCGAATGGCAGGCGCTCACGCAGGCCTTGCAACCGGTGCATTTGTCGAGGTCGACGGCGAAGGCGTATTGCTGGCCGGGCGCCGGTTTGCTGAGCGGAATGAGGTCGCGGTAGTATCTGGCCTGCGCGGGAAAGTCGGCGCGGGCGTGCTTTTGCGAGAAGCGCTCGACGGCGGTGAGCTGCCGCTGCTCGGCCAGGAGCTGATCGATCAACGTCATCTCGCCGGCGGGTGCCAGCGACAGGAGCGCATCGGATCGAGAGTGGGCAGCGGCGGGCGTCGACATGAGATCAGCTCCACGAAATCACCACTTTTTGTAGGGCGGGAATTTTCCGGCCTCCGGCGCGTCGAGCGTGTTCTCGCCGAGGCAGGCGGATGTCGTGAAAACGGGCGACAGACCCGCGGCCTGCGCGATGGTGGCCCAGGTGACGGCCTTGGTTTTCTTGGCGGCGAGGATGGCCGCGGTCATTTCGGGCTTGTTCATAGACTCAGTAGACGTCGCGCTGGTAGCGCTTGTCGGTTTTGAGTTTGGCGACGTAGGCGGCGGCCTCCTCGGGCGACTTGCCGCCGGCGGTTTCGATGACCTTGTGCAGCGCGATGTCGACATCCTTGGCCATGCGCGAGGCGTCGCCGCAGACGTAGAAATGGGCGCCTTCCTCGAGCCAGGCGTAGAGCTCGGCGGCGTTCTCGGCCATGCGCTGCTGCACGTAGATCTTCTCGGCCTGATCGCGCGAAAACGCGGTGCTCAGCTTCGTGAGGTGGCC
This is a stretch of genomic DNA from Chthoniobacterales bacterium. It encodes these proteins:
- a CDS encoding DmsC/YnfH family molybdoenzyme membrane anchor subunit, coding for MSTPAAAHSRSDALLSLAPAGEMTLIDQLLAEQRQLTAVERFSQKHARADFPAQARYYRDLIPLSKPAPGQQYAFAVDLDKCTGCKACVSACHSLNGLEDEETWRDVGTLFGHQAQKPYQQTVTTACHHCAEPGCLEGCPVAAYDKDAETGIVRHLDDQCIGCQYCTMKCPYDVPKYSERLGIVRKCDMCHERLAVGEAPACVQACPHEAITIQFVDVAEVTAAAQPGAQMLPGAYDSSYTKPTTRYTSKRPIPANALPADAFALHLEHPHWPLIIMLVLTQLAVGMFAAQAALALTGSHAFDYASFGLAVLGFGALNLGLFAAVFHLGRPMGAWRFFLGLRTSWMSREILAFSALPGAAIVAAASAWFLPATWMAAAAAVGAAFMGFVAILTSVMIYVDTRRAYWKPSLTAPKFYGAALTLGAASVPLVLVASTFVQPADFSMAMRISAALAALLQGALFVWELAHDRRALRDPAAPTHASSRIIYELLPAVSRLRLALVGLSLVLWITLVIAPATALAAAPLALGLAVLAQVAERYTFFSAVVALRMPRGI